CCAGCGTGCCACGGGCCGACGCCACCAGCCTCTGGCTTCAGCCGCTGTTCCCGAGACGGGGCCGTCTGCCCTTCTGGAGGCGGGCCCTCAACCTGCGGCTGCAGCGGAAGGCGACGGCAAGACCGAGCGCAGGCAACGGTCCTGGAACACTCGGGTTGTACACCTCGAGGCTGTAGGTGTTGTCCTGAACGAACTGCCCCCCGTTGAACGTTCCGCCGTACCTGAGTTGATAGGTGCCTGCCGCAAGCGGTTGCAGCATCAACCAGTAGCCATCACTGGCGAAGCGGTCCGGATTGCTCGTCGCCAGGATCTCGGTAAAGAGTGTGCCTGTGCCTGCACTGGCCTCAAATCCGCCATCAAGGCCGGAAGGTACGGGAGAGAGGTTGGGCTTCCCATCACAGCTCTGGCGATAGCTCCTGACATCTGGCACGAGATCTGTGCCGTTGAGCGTGGCAAGGAAGACGGAGCTGGAATCGTTCGCAATGGCGTCGATGTTGCTGACGGCGCTCGCGCAGACGGCGGCCGGAGAATCCTGGAAGCTGGGATCGAAAGACTCCCATTCAAGATAGTTGACCGGCGAAAAGAAGATGTGCTGGTTGCTGGCGATCCTGGCCGTACGGTTGATCGGCTGCCCATCCAGCGATCCCGTCAGGTAGTACACAGGGCTTTCCGGTGTGCCATTGATCAGATCCAGCGATGCAGAATCACTGGAGCCGAACAGGGGGTTGGATGCTGCAGGCGCCTGCCCCACAGCCGTCCACCAGCGCGTTGACCATTCGTACTGGCTGACACCTCCCACCGCGGCTCCTGGGTCGGCAATGGACTGAGCGCTTGCAGCCGTGCTTAGAAGGGGCAGGCAGAGGATTCCGGCCGTCCCCAGACACAGGCCAAGGAATCGCGATCGATGCTGAATAACCATGTCAGTACATCCGATGGGCGAAAAGATGCTGCAGTTCTGTGCTGCTGCATGCCGCTGTAACCTATGGATCCAGTGTCTTTCTGCGTTTGAATGTTCACAAAGATCCAGGCAGTGAATATGCTGCACAGGCAGGCACGATCTGCCACGGCAAAAGGGCCCGGATCTCTCCGGGCCCGGCAGCAGCTCAGCGAGGCGACGGCTGGGCGGGGTTCAAAGCCCCGCTAACCGATCGACGGCGCCGTGAGGGCCACGGGGGTGCTGGCGGTGGCCGCCAGATCGAGGGGGAAGTTGTGCACGTTGCGCTCGTGCATCGCCTCGATGCCCAGGCCGCCGCGGTTGAGGATGTCGGCCCAGGTGTCGACCACGCGTCCCTGGTGATCCAGGATCGAGTGGTTGAAGTTCAGCCCGTTGAGGTTGAACGAGAAGCTCACCACCGCCAGGGCGGCGAACCAGATCCCCACCACCGGCCAGGCGGCCAGCAGGAAGTGGAGGCTGCGGCTGTTGTTGAAGGAGGCGTACTGGAAGATCAGCCGGCCGAAGTAGCCGTGGGCGGCCACGATGTTGTAGGTCTCCTCCTCCTGGCCGAACTTGTAGCCCCGGTTCTGGGACTCGGTCTCGGTGGTCTCCCGCACCAGGGAGCTGGTGACGAGCGAGCCGTGCATGGCGGAGAACAGGGAGCCGCCGAACACGCCGGCCACGCCGAGCATGTGGAAGGGATGCATGAGCACGTTGTGCTCCGCCTGCAGCACCAGCATGAAGTTGAAGGTGCCGGAGATGCCGAGCGGCAGGGCGTCGGAGAAGGAGCCCTGGCCGATCGCATAGATCAGCAGCACGGCGGTGGCGGCGGCCACCGGGGCGGAATACGCCACGGCGATCCAGGGGCGCATGCCCAGGCGGTAGCTGAGTTCCCACTCCCGGCCCATGTAGGCGAAGACGCCGATCAGGAAGTGGAAGATGATCAGCTGGTAGGGCCCGCCGTTGTACAGCCACTCATCGAGGCTGGCGGCTTCCCAGATGGGATAGAAGTGCAGGCCGATGGCGTTGCTGGAGGGCACGACGGCGGCGGTGATGATGTTGTTGCCGTAGAGCAGGCCGCCGGAGACCGGTTCGCGGATGCCGTCGATGTCGACGGGTGGGGCGCCGATGAAGGCGATCACGAAGCAGACGGTGGCCGTGAGCAGGGTGGGGATCATCAGCACGCCGAACCAGCCCACGTAGAGGCGGTTCTCGGTGCTGGTGACCCAGTTCTTGAAGCGATTCCAGGGATGGCCCCCGGAACGCGACAGGCTGGTGGTGGTCATGGCTAAGCATCCGAAGATGGACAGACCGGCAGGGGGGCGGCGACACCGCCTTGCGGATGCACCACTTGCCACTGCCGGACGATAAAACGATAGCGTTGAATCTTTCGGGTTCGGGACTCCTGCCATGCGTGTTTCTGCTCAACCTGTTACGGCCTCTCCAGGCGCCCGACGGCGCCCCTGGGCCGCAACTCTGGCGCCCCTGCTCCTGGGGCTGCTGCTGCTGCTGACCCTGGCGCCCGGCCTGGCCAGCGCCGCAGGGGGCCAGCGCTGGAGCCTGCGGGACCAGGACGACAACCGCTGGTCGCTGCGGATCTTCGCCCAGCCCGATCCCGCCTACCCCAGCGGTGATCGCCTGCGCCTCAGCGCCCTCACCCCGGGGATCGCCGTCGACCACAGCCGGCCCCTGCTGATCAGTGATGGCATAGGTGGCGCCTGGACCCTGGCCAACCGCAGCGAAGAGCTGGTGGCCCCAGGGGGCGGTGAGCTGCCGGAGGGGTCGGCCCAGTTCGACATGGCGGCCCTGCTGCCCCGCCCCAGTGAGGCCCTGCCCCTGGAGCTCACCATGCCCCTGGCGGGAGAGGCGTCAGCGTTGCTGGTGCTCGGTCCGGAGGAAACGGAAGCCCTGCACGCGTTGCGCGACCCCGGGGCCCCGGTTCAGGAGGGGTGAGGACGGGGCAGCCCGTCGATCGGATCGCTGCATCCAGTTCATTCCTGGTCAGCTGCGACCGGCGAAGCACGTCGCCGTGGATCCTGCCGTTGTGGACCAGCACCTGGGGCCGAGCCTCCACGAACATCTCGATGGCCCTGCTGGAGCTGGTGGCCGCCATTCATGGAGTTCTGAGCGGCGTTGGACAGAGGCGCCATCTCATCGGCCGAGGCGGATGCCGCGCAGTGAATCCATCAGGCCCACCGCATTGAGCAACCAGAGCACCACCGCCACGACGACGACAATGTTCAGGATGCGTTTGATCTGGCCATCCATGGGGATGTAGTTGTTGACGAGCCATAGCAGGACCCCGACGACAATCAGGGTGACGATCAGTGAAATCAGAGACATGAATCGTTTTCCTCTGGATGTAAGGCGAATTGCTGGTGCAACGAAAAGACTGTGTCATGCGCTGGCTGAAAAAGCTGGTTGCAGTCCATCTGCCGCAGATCTGCCTTTCACTTGTCCCCGTTATCGAGGTGGCCCCACGATGAGCGTGGCCCCCTATTTGTTGGTCCGATGTCTGATTGCTTTGGGGACTACTTGCGCAGCATCGGTCGCATTCCCCTGCTGACGCCGTCAGAAGAACTGCACCTTGGTGCCCTTGTGCAGGACTGGCGTTCCCATCCGGCTCCGGGTCCGGGCCAGGAGCGGCGGGGACGGCGGGCCTTTGCGCGCATGGTGACGGGCAATCTGCGCCTGGTGGTGTCGGTCTGCAAGCAGCAGCACAACCGCATCCGTTTGATGCACCTGGATCCGATGGATGTGGTGCAGGCCGGCAACCTCGGCCTGATCCGTGCGGTGGAGCGTTTCCTGCCCGAGCGGGGTTGCAGGTTTTCCACCTACGGCTCCTGGTGGATCCGTCAGTCGGTGCATCGCCATCTCCAGGAGACGACGGGGCTGATCCGGGTGCCGCCCCAGATGGCGGCCCTGGCCCGCAAGGTGCAGGCGCTGCGCATGGCCTCGGCCCAGCCCCTGTCGCTGGCAGAGATCGGTTCCGAACTGGGCGAAAGCGTCAAGCGGCTGGAGTCCGTGCTTCAGGCGTCCCACGACCTGCAGACTCTTTCCCTTGATCAGACCCTCGGAAGTGGCGATGGGGAGGTGTCGCTGACCGATCTGATCGGTGATCCCAGCGAGCCCGGTCTGCAGGACGACTACCAGTGGCTCCATGATGAAGTCACGCTGCTGAACCCCACGGAAAGGAAGGTGCTGCAGCTTCGTTATGCCGAAGACGGCTCTCCTTCGCTGGCCCAGATCGGCACGTCCATCGGGATGTCCAAGCACAAGGTGCAGCATGTGGAGCACAAGGCGCTGCTCAAGTTGCGGCAGCGTCTCGCCAAGGACTGCTGATCCCCGCCATCGTCTCGCTCTCATACCGCCCGGCCGCTGAGCAGCCGGGACACGATCACGACCAGGGCGATGATCAGCAGGACATGGATGAAGCCGCCCAGGGTGTAAGACGTCACCAGTCCAAGCAGCCAGAGAATCACCAGAATGACGGCGAGTGATTCCAGCATTGGAGCCTCCTTTTCAGTGGGAATGGATGAAGCGAATCAGGGTTCACTTGATCTTGTCCGCCAGCTTGTCGGAGGCATCACTGGCCTTGCGGGCCATGGCCTTGGCGCCGTCCTTCACCGCTTCCTTGGCGTTCATGGCGGAGGCTTGCACCTGCTTGGCCTTGCCCTTGATCTGGTGGCCCGGATCACCGGTGATTTCGCCATAGGCGGATTCCAGCTTGCCTTCGGCTTCCTTGGCTTTGGCGCTCATTTTGTCTGTCATGGCGGCGATGACGATGGGGGTCGTGGAGGGTGCTTGGCTGGCCATGGCCGTGGCTGGCCATTGGATCATCAGGGAGATCACCAGGGCGGCCATGGAGGCCAGCGAGAGCAGGCGTCTTCGGAGGCGAATTCTCATCGGGTTTTCCTTCTAAGGGGTGTCTCCTTTCTCTACCGAGCTTCGGGTTCCGCGAAGACGTCTGTTGTCGCCACCTGGGCCCGCAGGAGGCAGCGTCCGGGGCTGGTTCAGTGGTGCCAGGCTGTCTGGGTTCTGTAGCGATTCATTTCTTTTTGATGCACTCTGCCTTGCTTCTGTCATAGGCAGCCTGATCCGCTTGCAGGCCCCCATGAACACCACCCGCCTGGAAGCCTTCAGTGACGGTGTCCTGGCCATCGTCATCACGATCATGGTGCTGGAGATCAAGGTGCCCCACGACACCGAACCAGCGGCCCTGGTGCCCTTGATCCCTGTCTTCCTCAGCTATCTGCTGAGCTTCGTCTATATCGGCATCTACTGGAACAACCACCACCACATGCTGCACACGCTGCAGCGCGTCAGCGGTCCGGTGCTGCTGGCCAACCTGCATCTGTTGTTCTGGCTGTCGCTGGTGCCCTTCGCCACCGGCTGGATGGGCCAGAACCACCGGGCGATCGCACCGGCCGCCCTCTATGGCGCTGTGATGGTGATGGCGGCCGTGGCCTACTTCATCCTGCAGGGGCGGATCATCGCCAGCCAGGGCCCCGACTCGCTGCTGCGCCGTGCCGTGGGCCGCGACTGGAAGGGGCATACCTCCCTGACCCTCTATCTGGTGGCGATGCTGGCGAGCCTGCGCTCCCCGGCCCTCGCCCAGGTGATCTATGCGCTGGTGGCCCTGATGTGGCTGGTCCCCGATCGCCGCATCGAGCGGGTGCTCTCCGACTAGGCGCTCCGGACGCTCACCAGCTCCTCGGCCGCGAAGGCTGCGGCCTGCTCCAGCAGGCGCCGTTCTTCTTCATCGGCCCGGGTGCAGGCGAAGCCGTAGCGGGCCCGCACCCGCTCGGAGGCCTGCCGCAGGGCCAGGGTGCCCCTGCTCCTCAGCTCCGCCACCGTCACGGTCTGGCCCGGGGCCAGGTGCTCGAGGATCACGGTGGACGGGGAATAGAGCCGGCTCCTGCCCCCATCCGGCCACTCCAGCGTCAGCTCCACTTCCGGCATGGCGCCCCCCACCACCGATTGCGGCCATTGTGCGCCGGGGCCATCCCGGCTGCGGTGACGATCACGACAGCGCCCCGAAGCCCGTGAGCGGCGCCTCACCGCGCCAGATCTCCTCCTGCTGTAGTGCCTGGTTCAGCACCAGCCGGCGCTCCGCCGTGAACGTGCCGATCCGCGCCAGCAGCAGGCCGCCGCAGGCGGCGACCCGCCCCGCCAGCCGCCCCCCCTGATCGGGCCGGGCGGCCAGCAGGAAGCCGAAGCTGGGGAAGCAGGTCAGCCAGGGCTCCAGCGCCACCCCCGCGGGGGGCTGGATCGCGGCCAGATCCAGGCTCAGGCCGCAGCCGGCCGCCTCGCAGACCATGGCGGCGGTGCCCACCAGGCCGCCCATGCTGATGTCCTTGGCGGCATGGACGCTGGCGTCGGCCGCCAACTCCGCCATCAGGGCCAGCTGGCGCCGCAGCCGGGCGGGCTCGGCGCCGGTGGCCGCATCCCAGCAGAGGGAGTCGCCGCGGAAGCCGCCGTTGGGGTCGATCAGCAGGTGGCAGTGGTCGCCGGCTCTGGCCGCACGGGCCGAGAGCACCGGGCCAGCGGCCGTGCCCAGCACCGCCACCGCCAGGGCGTCGTAGGGGCTGCGCAGGTTGGTGTGGCCCCCCACCACCGGCACCCCGAACACCTCCGAGGCCCGGCGCAGGCCGGCAAGCACCTGTTCCGCCTGGCTGGCGCTGCGGCACCAGAGGCTGTTCACCACCGCGATCGGCGTGCCGCCCATCGCCGCGATGTCGCTGAGGTTCACCAGCACCCCGCACCAGCCGGCGAACCAGGGGTCGGCGGCCACCAGGGACGGGTCGATGCCCTCACTGGCCAGCAGCAGCGGCGTGGCCACCGCCGGCAGCAGGGCGGCATCGTCGCCCAGGGCGGCGGCGGGCCCCAGGGCGGGAAAGGGCTGGTGGGGGAAGGTGGCCGCCGGGGACTGGATGTCGGTCTTGCCGGTGAGGCCGCTGAGCTGGCGCAGCCGGCTGGCGAGGGCCGCCAGCTCCGGCTCCTGCGCCCCGGGGCGACTCACGCCGCTGCCACCCCCGCCGCTGCCGCTTCGCCCATCGCCAGGGGGCGGCGTTCGTGGCCGGGCTGGTAGTAGGCGAGATCGGCTTCCATCAGGTGGTGGGGCAGGCCGCGGATCTCCAGGGTGTCGATCGATTCCCAGTGCAGGCGCTGGAAGAAGCGCACGTTCTGGAGCTGCACCGTGGCCAGGAAGCGGTCGCAGCCCCAGCCGTTGGCCGTCGTCACCGCCTTCCAGATCAGGCCCTTGCCGATCTGGTTGTGGCGGCGGTGGTCGAAGTGCACCCCGAGCCGGCCGCCGTACCAGAGGCGGGGCCGCTCCTCCAGGATCCGCACCACCCCCACCACGCCGCTGCCGCTGCCGGCGCTGTGGTCGAGGGCGGCGATGGGATAGGCGTGGCCATCCTTCCCATCCCGGTCGGTGGCCTCGAACAGGTGCTGCTCCTGGCAGAAGATGGCGCTGCGCAGCTGCCAGTAGCCCTCCTCCAGGGGCGTGCCGCGCCGCAGCAGGTGGAAGGAGAAGCGCTGGGAGCTGGCCGTGGGCGAGAGGCGGAAGTCCTCGGCCTCGATCGCCACCCCCCGCCGCACCGAGGGGGTGAAGGCGGCCGGCGCCGAGCTGGCGCTGCGGCCGATGTCGTGGCTGGAGGGGTCGATGAAGAACATGGCCGCGCTCAGGGGGAGGCTTCGAACAGGGACAGGGCTGAGCAGGCGCCGCACTTGGCGCAGCCGGCCGCCATGGCCTCGGACCTGAGGTCGGAGGCCCGCAACCGGTCGCCCACCGCCGTGTACACCGCCACCATGAAGTCGGTGGAGGGGGCGGGATGGGCCTCCAGGGGGGTGCCGGCGATCGGCACGAAGGGCACCACGAAGGGGTAGACCCCCAGGGCGATCAGCCGCTCACTCGCCGCGATGATCGAGGCGGCGCTGTCCCCCAGGCCGGCCAGCAGGTAGGTGGACACCTGGCCCCGGCCGAACACCGCGACGGCCTCGGCGAAGGCCTCCATGTAGCGCTCCAGCCCCAGCTCCGACTTGCCCGGCAGGATGCGCCGCCGCACCTCCTCCTCCACCACCTCCAGGTGCATGCCGAGGCTGTCGACGCCGGCGTCCTTCATGCGCCGGTACCAGGCGGGGTCGTCCGGGGGCTCGCACTGGGCCTGGATCGGCAGGTCCACCCGGGCCTTGACGGCGGCGGCGGTCTCGGCCATCAACCGGGCGCCCCGGTCGTCGCTGTTGGGGGTGCCGGTGGTGAGCACCAGCTGGCGCACGCCATCGAGGCGCACCGCCGCTTCGGCCACTTCCGCCACCTGCTCCGGCGTCTTTCGCACGAGGGTGCGGCCATCCTCCAGCGACTGCTCGATGGCGCAGAACTGGCACGACTGGGTGCGGTCGCGGAAACGGATGCAGGTCTGCAGGAGGGTGGTGGCCAGCACGTCCCGGCCGTGCAGCAGGGCGATCGAGCGGTAGGGGATGCCCTCGGCGGTGGCCAGGCCGTAGAAGCGCGGCTCCGGTGGGGTCTCGACGGCCAGGGCCATCGCCTCCGGGCCGCTCACCTCCAGGCCGCCGCCGGCGGCGGTGTCCAGCCGGTAGGGCGAGCTGCCGGCCACGGCGTTGTAGACGGGCACCATCACCGTGGTGCCGTCGATGCTGAGGGCGCGGTGATCCGAGGGGCCGGCCCCGCCGCGGCGGCCGGGGTTGCCGGGCACGGCCGGGTCGACCACCCCGTGGACCTGCAGTTCGGTGAGCCGCCGGCCCAGGGCGCGGCGATCGTGCTCAGCCATGGTGGAGCTCCTCCAGCAGCGGCAGGCCCGGAGCCGTCTCGCCGGCGGGTTCGGGGGGCCGCTCATGCAGCTGGCGGGCGGGGCTGCGGTCGATCAGCAGCCCCAGCAGGTCGGGGCGGCTGTAGTGGCCGACGCTGTCCATCATGCGTTTGCGTTTGGTGATCAGGGTCAGGTCGAGTTCGGCGATGGCCAGCCCCTCCCCATCGGGCAGCGGCCCGGCCAGGTAGCGGCCCTCCGGGCTGATCACCGCCGTGTGGCAGCCCCCCTGGCAGGCCTTCTGCAGCACCGGGTCGGGCGTGATCCGCTCGATGTCCTCCGGCTCCAGCCAGGCGGTGGAGGACACCACGAAGCAGCCGGCCTCCAGGGCGTGGTGGCGCAGGGTCACGGCGGTCTGCTCGGCGAAGATCGGCCCCACCAGCGAGCCAGGGAACTGGGCGCAGTGGATCTCCTCGCCCTGGGCCATCAGGCTGAAGCGGGCCAGGGGGTTGTAGTGCTCCCAGCAGGCCAGGGCGCCGATGCGGCCGAGGGCGGTGGGCACCACCTGCAGCCCGGCCCCATCCCCCTGGCCCCACACCATCCGCTCGTGATACGTGGGGGTGAGCTTGCGGCGCTTGAGCACCAGCTCACCGGCCGCATCGATCAGCAGCTGGGCGTTGTAAAGGCTGCCCCCGTCGCGCTCGTTGATGCCCAGGAGCACATGCAGGCCGAGCTGGCGGGCGGCGGCGGCGATGCGGCCCAGGGCCGGGCCGGGCACCGTCACCGCCTGCTCGTAGAGCTTGAGGTGCGACTTGCCCATCAGCACCGGCGGCTCCACGAAGGAGAAGTAGGGGTAGTAGGGCAGGAACGTCTCGGGGAAGACGATCAGCTGCACCCCGGCCGCGGCGGCCTCCTCCATGGCCGCGACCAGCCGCGCCACCGATCCCTCCAGGCTGTAAAGCACCGGACGGATCTGGGCGGCGGCGACGGTGATCGTGGCGGGCATGGGCGGCTCGACGGGGGACGGGGAACTCAGAGGGTCCAGGTGTCGAGGATGAAGGCCCCTTCCTTGCGGTGCAGCAGCACGATGTCGAGCACATCGAGGGGGTTGACCGGGATGATCCCGGGGATCAGGGCGCCTTCGCCGTGGCCG
This Cyanobium sp. AMD-g DNA region includes the following protein-coding sequences:
- a CDS encoding MSMEG_0570 family nitrogen starvation response protein, producing MPEVELTLEWPDGGRSRLYSPSTVILEHLAPGQTVTVAELRSRGTLALRQASERVRARYGFACTRADEEERRLLEQAAAFAAEELVSVRSA
- the psbA gene encoding photosystem II q(b) protein; the encoded protein is MTTTSLSRSGGHPWNRFKNWVTSTENRLYVGWFGVLMIPTLLTATVCFVIAFIGAPPVDIDGIREPVSGGLLYGNNIITAAVVPSSNAIGLHFYPIWEAASLDEWLYNGGPYQLIIFHFLIGVFAYMGREWELSYRLGMRPWIAVAYSAPVAAATAVLLIYAIGQGSFSDALPLGISGTFNFMLVLQAEHNVLMHPFHMLGVAGVFGGSLFSAMHGSLVTSSLVRETTETESQNRGYKFGQEEETYNIVAAHGYFGRLIFQYASFNNSRSLHFLLAAWPVVGIWFAALAVVSFSFNLNGLNFNHSILDHQGRVVDTWADILNRGGLGIEAMHERNVHNFPLDLAATASTPVALTAPSIG
- a CDS encoding sll0787 family AIR synthase-like protein, yielding MSRPGAQEPELAALASRLRQLSGLTGKTDIQSPAATFPHQPFPALGPAAALGDDAALLPAVATPLLLASEGIDPSLVAADPWFAGWCGVLVNLSDIAAMGGTPIAVVNSLWCRSASQAEQVLAGLRRASEVFGVPVVGGHTNLRSPYDALAVAVLGTAAGPVLSARAARAGDHCHLLIDPNGGFRGDSLCWDAATGAEPARLRRQLALMAELAADASVHAAKDISMGGLVGTAAMVCEAAGCGLSLDLAAIQPPAGVALEPWLTCFPSFGFLLAARPDQGGRLAGRVAACGGLLLARIGTFTAERRLVLNQALQQEEIWRGEAPLTGFGALS
- a CDS encoding lmo0937 family membrane protein, translating into MLESLAVILVILWLLGLVTSYTLGGFIHVLLIIALVVIVSRLLSGRAV
- a CDS encoding DUF3122 domain-containing protein produces the protein MRVSAQPVTASPGARRRPWAATLAPLLLGLLLLLTLAPGLASAAGGQRWSLRDQDDNRWSLRIFAQPDPAYPSGDRLRLSALTPGIAVDHSRPLLISDGIGGAWTLANRSEELVAPGGGELPEGSAQFDMAALLPRPSEALPLELTMPLAGEASALLVLGPEETEALHALRDPGAPVQEG
- a CDS encoding RNA polymerase sigma factor RpoD/SigA is translated as MSDCFGDYLRSIGRIPLLTPSEELHLGALVQDWRSHPAPGPGQERRGRRAFARMVTGNLRLVVSVCKQQHNRIRLMHLDPMDVVQAGNLGLIRAVERFLPERGCRFSTYGSWWIRQSVHRHLQETTGLIRVPPQMAALARKVQALRMASAQPLSLAEIGSELGESVKRLESVLQASHDLQTLSLDQTLGSGDGEVSLTDLIGDPSEPGLQDDYQWLHDEVTLLNPTERKVLQLRYAEDGSPSLAQIGTSIGMSKHKVQHVEHKALLKLRQRLAKDC
- a CDS encoding MSMEG_0568 family radical SAM protein; protein product: MAEHDRRALGRRLTELQVHGVVDPAVPGNPGRRGGAGPSDHRALSIDGTTVMVPVYNAVAGSSPYRLDTAAGGGLEVSGPEAMALAVETPPEPRFYGLATAEGIPYRSIALLHGRDVLATTLLQTCIRFRDRTQSCQFCAIEQSLEDGRTLVRKTPEQVAEVAEAAVRLDGVRQLVLTTGTPNSDDRGARLMAETAAAVKARVDLPIQAQCEPPDDPAWYRRMKDAGVDSLGMHLEVVEEEVRRRILPGKSELGLERYMEAFAEAVAVFGRGQVSTYLLAGLGDSAASIIAASERLIALGVYPFVVPFVPIAGTPLEAHPAPSTDFMVAVYTAVGDRLRASDLRSEAMAAGCAKCGACSALSLFEASP
- a CDS encoding Nit6803 family nitrilase; its protein translation is MPATITVAAAQIRPVLYSLEGSVARLVAAMEEAAAAGVQLIVFPETFLPYYPYFSFVEPPVLMGKSHLKLYEQAVTVPGPALGRIAAAARQLGLHVLLGINERDGGSLYNAQLLIDAAGELVLKRRKLTPTYHERMVWGQGDGAGLQVVPTALGRIGALACWEHYNPLARFSLMAQGEEIHCAQFPGSLVGPIFAEQTAVTLRHHALEAGCFVVSSTAWLEPEDIERITPDPVLQKACQGGCHTAVISPEGRYLAGPLPDGEGLAIAELDLTLITKRKRMMDSVGHYSRPDLLGLLIDRSPARQLHERPPEPAGETAPGLPLLEELHHG
- a CDS encoding CsbD family protein, translated to MAALVISLMIQWPATAMASQAPSTTPIVIAAMTDKMSAKAKEAEGKLESAYGEITGDPGHQIKGKAKQVQASAMNAKEAVKDGAKAMARKASDASDKLADKIK
- a CDS encoding MSMEG_0567/Sll0786 family nitrogen starvation N-acetyltransferase produces the protein MFFIDPSSHDIGRSASSAPAAFTPSVRRGVAIEAEDFRLSPTASSQRFSFHLLRRGTPLEEGYWQLRSAIFCQEQHLFEATDRDGKDGHAYPIAALDHSAGSGSGVVGVVRILEERPRLWYGGRLGVHFDHRRHNQIGKGLIWKAVTTANGWGCDRFLATVQLQNVRFFQRLHWESIDTLEIRGLPHHLMEADLAYYQPGHERRPLAMGEAAAAGVAAA
- a CDS encoding Thivi_2564 family membrane protein, with the protein product MSLISLIVTLIVVGVLLWLVNNYIPMDGQIKRILNIVVVVAVVLWLLNAVGLMDSLRGIRLGR
- a CDS encoding TMEM175 family protein — protein: MNTTRLEAFSDGVLAIVITIMVLEIKVPHDTEPAALVPLIPVFLSYLLSFVYIGIYWNNHHHMLHTLQRVSGPVLLANLHLLFWLSLVPFATGWMGQNHRAIAPAALYGAVMVMAAVAYFILQGRIIASQGPDSLLRRAVGRDWKGHTSLTLYLVAMLASLRSPALAQVIYALVALMWLVPDRRIERVLSD